The Candidatus Rokuibacteriota bacterium DNA segment ACATCAAGTGCCGGCTGGCGGGGCTCCGGCCCGACGCGGCCATGATCGTGGCGACGGCGCGCGCGCTCAAGTACCACGGCGGCGTGCCGCTGACCGAGCTGGGCAAGGAGAACGTGGAGGCGCTCGTCCGCGGTCTCGACAACCTCGACGCCCACGTCGCCTGCGTCCGCCAGTTCAAGGTGCCGGTGCTGGTCGGGCTCAATCGCTACCCGACCGACACCGAGCGCGAGTACCAGGCCGTGCTCGACCGCTGCGGCAGGCTCGGGGTGCAGGCCTACGTGGCGGATGTCTTCGGCAGGGGCGGGGAGGGGGGCGAGGACCTCGCGCGTGGGCTCCTCAAGCTCCTCGAGACTGAGCGCTCGGCCTTCGCGCCGCTCTACCCGCTCGACGCCTCCGTGAAGGCCAAGCTGGAGACCATCGCCACCCGCATCTACGGCGCCGACGGGGTCGAGTACCCGAAGAAGGTGGACCGTCAGATCGCCCAGGCCGAGGCGCTTGGCTACGGCCGGCTGCCCGTCTGCGTGGCCAAGACGCAGCGGTCGCTGTCCGACGACCCGACCCTGCTCAACCGGCCGCGCGGTTTCCGGATCACGATCAACGACCTGCGGATCTCGGCTGGGGCGGGGTTCCTCGTGGCGCTGGCCGGCGACATCACGACCATGCCGGGGCTGCCGCGCAAGCCCAATGCCGAGGGCGTGGACGTCACGCCGGACGGGGTGATTACGGGGCTCTTCTAGCCGTGTGATATACTGCGCGATGGCCCAGGCGGAAAACGGGCCAACTCCATGATCCAAGTCGACCGACTGACGAAGAGCTACGGGCCGGTGACGGCCGTCCACGACGTGTCGTTCAACGTCGAGAAGGGGCAGATCGTCGGCTTCCTGGGTCCCAACGGGGCCGGCAAGTCCACGACGATGAAGATCCTGGCCTGCTTCATGGCGGCCAGCGGCGGCAGCGCCCGGGTCGCGGGTTTCGACGTCTTCACCCAGTCTCTCGAGGTGCGCCGGCGCATCGGCTACCTTCCGGAGAACTCCCCGCTCTACACCGACCTGCCGGTGGCCGCGTATCTCGACTTCGTTGCCGAGGCCAAGGGCGTCCCGCGCGGGGTGCGCCGGTCCAAGGTCGCCGACGTGATGGACCGCTGCTCGATCACCGACATGCAGCACCGGCTCATCGGTAAGCTCTCCAAGGGATACCGGCAGCGGGTGGGGCTGGCGCAGGCGCTCTTAGGCGACCCGGAGGTGCTGATCCTCGACGAGCCCACCATCGGGCTCGACCCGCGCCAGATCGCCGAGATCCGCGCGCTGATCAAGTCGCTGGGCGGTCAGCACACGGTCATCCTCTCCACGCACATCCTGCCGGAAGTTTCCATGGTCTGCGACAGCATCATCATCATCAACCGCGGCCGAGTCGTGGCCAAGGGCACCCAGGCGGAGCTGGTGGAGCAGGTCTTCCCCGCGGCGCGTGTGGAGGTGGAGGTGGCCGGCCCCGGAGAGGCCATCGCTTCATCTCTAAAGACCCTGCCCGGCGTGACGTCGGTGGAAGGGGTCGGCGCCCGTGACGGCGCCTCCCGGTTCGTCGTCGAGTCGCCGCGCGGGCGCGACGTGCGCGGGGAGCTGGTGCGGCTCGTCGCGGGCCGCGGCTGGGAGCTTCTCGAGCTGCACCAGGTCGGGCTCTCCCTCGAGGAGGTCTTCATCCGCGTCGTGGCGGGCGAGGAGCACGCGCCGCAGATCCTGGAGTCGGTGGTGGAGGAGACGCAGTGAGGGGCTGGCTCCCGGTCTTCAAGAAAGAGATGCGCCTCTACTTCGGGTCGCCGGTTGCGTATGCCGTCGGGACCTTCTTCCTCTTCATTGCCGCCTTCTTCTTCGCGCCGAACTTCATCCAGTACGCGGACGTCTCGATGCGCGCGGCCATGCAGCCGCAGATGGGACAAAGCCTCAACGCCACGGAGAGCATCCTGCGCCCGCTCACGTACAACATGGCCGTGGTGCTGCTCTTCTTCATCCCGATGCTGACCATGCGCCTGTTCGCGGAGGAGAAGCGCTCGGGTACCATGGAGCTCCTGCTGACCTACCCGCTGCGCGACGGCGAAATCCTCGCGGGCAAGTTCCTGGCCGCCCTGTCCCTCTACGCCTCCATACTCGCGCTGACGCTCTCGTACCCCATTACCGTCGCCTGGTTCACCCGGATCGAGTGGGGCGCCGTCCTGACCGGCTACCTCGGCCTCCTGCTCGTGGGCGCGGCCTTCCTGTCCATCGGGCTCTTCGTGTCGTCGACCACGGAGAACCAGATCGTGGCGGGCTTCGGCACCTTCGGCGCCCTCTTGACCCTCTGGCTGCTCGGCTGGTTCGCCGACTCGGCCCAGGGCACGCTCCGCACCGTGATCCAGCAGGCCGCCATCATCGAGCACATGGAGAGCTTCGCCAAGGGCGTCCTCGACACGAAGGACCTCGTCTACTACCTCTCGGTGACCGCCTTCGCGCTCTTCCTTACGCTCCGCTCGCTCGAGTCGAAGCGGTGGCGGGGTTAGGGTAGTCCCCATGACGTTGCTCATGACGCTGCTCAAGCGCTGGGGGATGTGGGGCGCCGTGCTCTGCCTGCTGGGCGCCGGCGGGCTCGCGCTCTTTGCGTCGTGGATGACGCGGCTGCAGTGGGCGCTCGTGATCGCCGCCGCCGTTCTGTTCGTCGCGGCGGCCGCGCTCAACTGGCGCGAGGGCGCCTCGCTCCTCGGCCGCCGCGGGATGCGCCACGGCGCAAGTGCGGCCTTGCTGGTGCTGATGGCCCTGGGCGTGGCGGTGCTCGCCAACGCCGTGTCGCTCCGCTACAACGCGCGCTGGGACCTGACCGAGAACAAGCGCCACAGCCTCTCGCCACAGACGGTCAAGCTGGTCCGGGGGCTCACCGCGCCGGTCGAGGTCATCAGCTTCTTCCGCTCCGACATGCCCGGCAAGCGCACGGCCGAGGACCTGCTCAAGCAGTACGCCCAGGCCTCCGGGGGCAAGTTCACCTACCGCATGGAGGACCCCGACCGCTCGCCGGGGCTCGCGCGGCGCTACGGCGTTGAAAGCTACGGCACGCTCGTGATGCAGAGCGGGGACAAGTCCGAGAAGGTGCTCGACGCCGATGAGGATCGGCTGACGAATGCCGTCGTCAAGGTCACCCGCTCCGGCAAGCCCGTGATCTACGTCGTCAAGGGGCACGGGGAGCGCGATCTCTCGACCGCCGAGCGGGCGGGTCTCAGCCAGGCCAAGGAGCAGATGGAGAAGGCCAACTACACCGTCAAGGAGCTCGAGCTGGCGCGCCAGGCCAAGGTGCCGGCCGACGCGGCCGTCGTCATCGTCCCGGGGCCGAAGACCGATCTCCTGCCGCCCGAGCTCGCGGCTCTCGATGCGTACCTCGCGCAGGGCGGCCGTGTGCTCTTTATGGCCGACCCGCTCCAGGCCGACGGCCTCGTCAAGTACCTCGCCAAGTACGGCGTCGCGCTGGGGAACGACATCGTCGTTGAGCCGAGTCCCATCGGCCAGCTCTTCGGCGTCGGGCCCGAGGTGCCGATCGTCACGGGCTACGAGCAGCACCCGATCACCAAGGACATGGCCAACGTCATGACGGGCTTCCCGGTCACGCGCTCGGTCGCGCCGGCGAAGGAGGAGCGCCCGCTCGAGGGAATCAGGGCGACGGCGCTGGCCAAGACGAGCCGCGATT contains these protein-coding regions:
- a CDS encoding ATP-binding cassette domain-containing protein, which codes for MIQVDRLTKSYGPVTAVHDVSFNVEKGQIVGFLGPNGAGKSTTMKILACFMAASGGSARVAGFDVFTQSLEVRRRIGYLPENSPLYTDLPVAAYLDFVAEAKGVPRGVRRSKVADVMDRCSITDMQHRLIGKLSKGYRQRVGLAQALLGDPEVLILDEPTIGLDPRQIAEIRALIKSLGGQHTVILSTHILPEVSMVCDSIIIINRGRVVAKGTQAELVEQVFPAARVEVEVAGPGEAIASSLKTLPGVTSVEGVGARDGASRFVVESPRGRDVRGELVRLVAGRGWELLELHQVGLSLEEVFIRVVAGEEHAPQILESVVEETQ
- a CDS encoding ABC transporter permease, producing MRGWLPVFKKEMRLYFGSPVAYAVGTFFLFIAAFFFAPNFIQYADVSMRAAMQPQMGQSLNATESILRPLTYNMAVVLLFFIPMLTMRLFAEEKRSGTMELLLTYPLRDGEILAGKFLAALSLYASILALTLSYPITVAWFTRIEWGAVLTGYLGLLLVGAAFLSIGLFVSSTTENQIVAGFGTFGALLTLWLLGWFADSAQGTLRTVIQQAAIIEHMESFAKGVLDTKDLVYYLSVTAFALFLTLRSLESKRWRG
- a CDS encoding Gldg family protein, translated to MTLLMTLLKRWGMWGAVLCLLGAGGLALFASWMTRLQWALVIAAAVLFVAAAALNWREGASLLGRRGMRHGASAALLVLMALGVAVLANAVSLRYNARWDLTENKRHSLSPQTVKLVRGLTAPVEVISFFRSDMPGKRTAEDLLKQYAQASGGKFTYRMEDPDRSPGLARRYGVESYGTLVMQSGDKSEKVLDADEDRLTNAVVKVTRSGKPVIYVVKGHGERDLSTAERAGLSQAKEQMEKANYTVKELELARQAKVPADAAVVIVPGPKTDLLPPELAALDAYLAQGGRVLFMADPLQADGLVKYLAKYGVALGNDIVVEPSPIGQLFGVGPEVPIVTGYEQHPITKDMANVMTGFPVTRSVAPAKEERPLEGIRATALAKTSRDSWGETDLAGLRRGQPARRDPADTPGPVSVLTAVTIVPAPGAKTEPKAEPKAEPKTNGDAAKKPEGRLVVLGTSTFAANQGLGFQGNRDLFLNIVSWLAGQEGEIAIRPKDTRQNPIFLTSAQSRTVLWLSIVILPGAVMVCGIWLVVRRRRIN